GTTTGCACTAGGATGTATTTATACCCATATTCAGTAGAACACTGTTATCTCTCACGATCACCGTATTATGGTGAACCCCTTGTCGCCCCCCCAGGTCCAGGTGCGTGCAGGCTTGTTCCACGGCACAGAGTTGTTATGCAAGCCGGCGGTGAGCAGCGAGAGCAGTGGACGCTCGGAACACGTGTGGAACCGCACGCTAGAGTTCGACATCACTGTGAGCGACCTGCCGCGCATGGCCCGCCTCTGCTTCGCCGTCTATGCCGTCATGGACAAGGTTAAGAAGCAGAAGTCCACCAAGAACGCCCACATCAACAAGTACCAGACCATCCGCAAAGCTGGCAAAGTGGTATGTCACACACAAAGCACaggcatactcacacacacacacacacacagagacatttaATATgcatctctgtcccctctctcgtgcttgctgtctctctctctctcggtctctctcgctctgtctctctcgctctgtctcgctctctgtctctctctgtctctctctctctctctgtctctctctgtctctgtctctctctctctctctgtctctctctgtctctgtctctctctgtctctctctgtgtctctctgtgtctctgtctctctctctctctgtctctgtctctgtctctctctctctctctctctgtctctgtctctgtctctctctgtctctctgtgtctctgtctctctatctctctctctctctgtctctctgtgtctctctctctctgtctctctgcagcactacCCTGTAGCCTGGGTGAACACCATGGTGTTTGACTATAAAGGACAGCTGAAGACTGGAGATATCATCCTTCACAGctggtcttcctttcctggtgaacacacacacacacacacacacacacacacaccttcatgcACTTTACAAACACTTTAATTAACCTATACACACACCTTCATGTGCTTTACAAACACTTTAATGAACCTATACACACACCTTCATGTACTTTACAAACACTTTAATGAACCTATACACACACCTTCATGTACTTTACAAACACTTTAATGAACCTATACACACACCTTCATGTACTTTACAAACACTTTAATGAACCTATACACACACCTTCATGTACTTTACAAACACTTTAATGAACCTATACACACACCTTCATGTACTTTACAAACACTTTAATGAACCTATACACACACCTTCATGTACTTTACAAACACTTTAATGAACCTATACACACACCTTCATGTACTTTACAAACACTTTAATGAACCTATACACACACCTTCATGTACTTTACAAACACTTTAATGAACCTATACACACACCTTCATGTACTTTACAAACACTTTAATGAACCTATACACACACCTTCATGTACTTTACAAACACTTTAATGAACCTATACACACACCTTCATGTACTTTACAAACACTTTAATTAACCTATACACACACCTTCATGTACTTTACAAACACTTTAATGAACCTATACACACACCTTCATGTACTTTACAAACACTTTAATGAACCTATACACACACCTTCATGTACTTTACAAACACTTTAATGAACCTATACACACACCTTCATGTACTTTACAAACACTTTAATGAACCTATACACACACCTTCATGTACTTTACAAACACTTTAATTAACCTATACACACACCTTCATGTACTTTACAAACACTTGAATTAACCTATACACACACCTTCATGTACTTTACAAACACTTTAATTAACCTATACACACACCTTCATGTACTTTACAAACACTTTAATTAACCTATACACACACCTTCATGTACTTTACAAACACTTTAATTAACCTATACACACACCTTCATGTACTTTACAAACACTTTAATTAACCTATACACACACCTTCATGTACTTTACAAACACTTTAATTAACCTATACACACACCTTCATGTACTTTACAAACACTTTAATTAACCTATACACACACCTTCATGTGCTTAACAAACACTTTAATTAACCTATACACACACCTTCATGTGCTTAACAAACACTTTAATTAACCTATACACACACCTTCATGTACTTTACAAACACTTTAATTAACCTATACACACACCTTCATGTACTTTACAAACACTTTAATTAACCTATACACACACCTTCATGTACTTTACAAACACTTTAATTAACCTATACACACACCTTCATGTACTTTACAAACACTTTAATTAACCTATACACgctcacacctacacacacacaactcacctACATACTTATACACAAAATATTAGCTTTTGAGTGATTTTTCTGTGTCCCCCAGATGAACTTGAAGAGATGCTGAACCCCATAGGAACCATCCAGACCAACCCGTACACTGAGAATTCTACAGCACTCCACATCCACCTCCCTGACTACAACCCTCACCCCATCCTATTCCCCCCCTTCGACAAGGTGAGGACACGCACACATTGCTGTATTCAAACATGGTTGTAGTTATGAAGTATTTCTACCACTGATATGGATGTGTGTGATCTACTCCTGCAGATTCTGGAGAAAGCTGCAGAAATCGCTGGGTCAAGCGATTGCTCGACCATGGTACTGTCGTGAGTTCCaaccactcaaacacacacaaacactcttaAACATCTACGCATTCCTTCCATCACACACAAGCACTCCTTCTAATCCAGAGCAGCAGGCATTTCtaggacagaaatacagacacCAAATGtgtcagaggggagggaggatATTGCTGTGACTGGTTTCCAGGGCAACCCAGTCAGTCCTGATTCTGATCCAGGATGATATTGGCAGGATGGTGCACTGCCACAATGCGTCTCTCCGAGGCTAAGATCAGCCctgctgttacacacacacacacacacacacatacatacatacacacatacatacacacatatagaaccagtcagaagtttggacacacctactcattcaatagtTTTTCTTtgattttactattttctacattgtagaatcatagtgaagacctcaaactatgaaatagcacatatagaatcatgtagcaaccaaaaaagtgtgaaaaactatatttatatttgacattcttcaaagtagccagcctttgccttgatgacagctttgtaaacTCTTgccattttctcaaccagcttcatgaggtagtcacatggaatgcatttcaattaacaagtgtgccttgttaaaagttaatttggggaATGTCTCTCCTTGTTAATGCGCTTCagccaataagttgtgttgtgacaagatatgGGTGGTATATTTGGTAAtacaccaagtccatattatggcaagaacagctcaaataagcaaagagaaacagtccatcattactttaagacatgaaggtcagtctatctggaaaatgtcaagcaCTTTGAATgatttttcaagtgcagtcgcaaatacTATcatgctatgatgaaactagttctcatgaggaccgccacaggaaaggaagacccagagttacccccaaataaatgcttcagagttcaagtaacagacacgtctcaacatcaactattcagaggagactgtgtgaatcaggccttcatggtcaaattgctgcaaagaaaccactactaaggacaccaataagaagaagagacttgcttgggccaagaaacatgagcaatggacattagaccagtggaagtctgatgagtccaaatttgagatttctggttccaaccgccgtgtctttgtgaggcaGAGTAGATAAAcgaatgatctccacatgtgtggttcccaccgtgactCATGGAGGTGAGGGTGCTTTgccggtgacactgtctgtgatttatttagaattcaaggcacacttaatcagcatggctaccacagcattctacagccttcccatctgatttgcgcttagtgggactatcatttgtttttcaacagagcaatgacccaacacacctccaggctgtgtaagggctatttgatcaaggagagtgatggagtgctgcatcagataacctagcctccacaatcacctgacctcaacccaattgagatggtttgggatgagttggacggcagagtgaagggaaagcagccaacaagtgctcagcatgtgtgggaactccttcaagactgttggaaaagtattccaggtgaagctggttgagagaatgccaaaagtgtgcaaatctgtcatcaagtcaaagggtggctactttgaagaatctcaaatacatttggatttttttcaacttttttggttactgaaTGATTCCAaattttatttcatagtttgatgtcttcactattattctacaatgtagaaaatagtctaaataaagaaaaaacaatgagtaggtgtgtccaaacttttgactggtactgtgtatacacacacacacacacacacacacacacatcaaccctCATAAAGACCCTGTGGGACAGGACACAGATGGTTATGTAACACTATGTGAAGCAGGGGGCTTGCCAAAACATGCCCATTGCAAGGGGGTAGGGGGTGTATGATGGAGGTTGGAGGTTTTCTTGCTGTCTCAAGCTTCAAGCTCTTATTCTGTGTGTTGGATAACAATGTTTCTTGTGGATCCATAAAGCAATCAAACGTGTGTGCAAGTACAGATCTATTTTTATCCCTCTAATGGGGATTACTTGCAGTGTTCTCTGATTACATTTTAACTTCTACCTTTAGCGCACACCCCTTGCTACTCCTCTTTACATAGTGTGATTTCTTACCCTTTGCTGCCACCTAGTGGCGACTGACCACCACTGCTGTTTCCCCTCAGGGCCGAGGCGGTAAGAAGTTCCACATTGAGCTGAAGGAGATCATGGAGAGGGACCCTCTGTCCCAGCTGTGTGAGAACGAAAAGGACCTCATCTGGACACTACGCTACGACTGCATGGAGAACTTCCCCCAGTCACTGCCCAAACTGCTGCTCTCCGTCAAATGGAGCAAACATGAGGACATGGCCCAGGtacatacatttatttacatgttgtcatttagcagaactcttatccagagcaacttacagtagtgagtgcatacctTTTCATACTGTGCCAGATGAACCTAGCCTGTGTATTGACAGTGTTTTTTAACACAATCAATTCCTTCTCAATTGCAAGAACTATTCTATTCATTCCAGTCTGATGAAAATGTTGTCTGAGTGTGCCTCAATGGTCAGATCCTAAATGGACCCCTAGCGCATACCACTATTTCCCTCATCAGTCCCCTTCAAAGATCTGCTGTGCTCCTGTATTGGTTATAAAGCATAGTGAAggatctctatatctctctctcccagctccaGGCCTTGCTGCAGATCTGGCCCAAGCTGAGTCCCAGGGACGCTCTGGAGCTGCTCGACTTTAACTATCCAGACCAGTACGTCAGAGAGTACGCTGTGGGCTGCCTGAGGGATATGAGGTACtccacacacactcgcacatacGTATTCCTAGTTCACTTACTGTTGTAATGACTTActcactacctctctccctcctctccccctcttcctactTCAtattcctcccccccccccagtgatGAGGAGTTGTCTCAGTACCTGCTCCAGCTGGTCCAGGTGTTACGTTATGAACCCTACTATGACTGTGCGCTCACCCGATTCCTGTTGAACAGAGCTCAGTGCAACCGCAACATAGGACACTTCCTCTTCTGGCATCTCAGGTGAGCGAGAGAGACTTGTGTACATGAAAAAGCAAGAGAGGGCATGTGTGCAAAGAACAAAAATGCATTTTCAGAGATATAGGCTGTATTTCTTTCATGGTATAACTTCAGTGAGGTGAAGTATGTTGACCAACCCCAGGTATGAGTAACTAGGGTGACTTTGCTGCCCCCTGCAGGTCAGAGATGCACATGCCAGCCGTCTCTGTCCAGTTCTCTCTCATCCTCGAGGCCTACTGTCGCGGCAGCATCCCTCACATTGAGGTCCTGAAGAAACAGGTAGGACCCCAACACACACGTCCTGACTCCAACCTTAAGTCATGAGTTAatcactacagtacatctatTTCTGTCACCACCTATAATTCTATAGTTTCCTCTGTCAGTTCAGAATGGGGTTATTTATAAAGAAGTCAGATGACAGCagcctgacctctaacctctgacctctactgTATTAGCCCAGACATCCGCACTGTTGGCAGCTTCCTCCCACTTCCTGTCCATCACtgtccatccccatctccttcctgtTTTGGAGTTAGCTACCACACTGTGGGATGTTTCGGGAAGACCATGCTGTCATGCGTAGCATCCTTGTCATATTTGGAAGGCAATTGCATTATAGTGCATAAATACCGCATACATCCGTGGTATAATTGAATCATTATTTCATTATTACATCACGTTGTAACAACATtacaccccctctctccatctaggTGGAGGCTCTCAGCAAGCTGAAGTCTGTGAACGAGCTGATCAAGCTGGGCACCATCAAGAACGCACGCAGTAAGACCAAGGAGGCCATGCTCACCAAAGAGGCCATGATGACTTGTCTGAGACAGAGTGGCTACACAGAGACCCTCTCTGACCTGCACTCCCCTCTCAACCCCAGTGTCCTGCTCTCTGGAATCAAGTAAGGGTCAGGGGGGAGAGGttagaggggagtggagagggtgaTCTGGGAGTGGATGTGGTTGGATGACTGATTcgattcattttttatttttcttgttCTTCTCTTTTCATTTGTCTCGCCCCTCCCtgctctttcccctcctcccccttgcCAGTGTGGAGAAGTGTCGGTACATGGACTCGAAGATGAAGCCTCTGTGGATCGTCTACAACAACAAGCTTCTGGGGGGAGACACCCTGGGAATCATCTTCAAGAACGGAGACGGTACGAGggctgagggagggaggtggcTCTAACAGAGGAAAAGTAAGATCACTAAAgttcagggggagagagggagtggaggagagtgagagggaagaaTAGTGAGGTCAAGATGGAGGGATGTGTAATATGGAAGGTGAAAGAAGATGGAAGGATGAATGAAAGACTGTAAttgtgtttctctctacctcgGTCCAGACCTGAGACAAGACATGTTGACACTGCAGATCTTGAGGTTGATGGACCTGCTATGGAAGGAGGCCAATCTGGACCTCAGGTGTGTATATTAATATGataagagatgtgtgtgtgtgtgtgtgtgtgtgtgtgtttcctcagGCGGACTCTGTCAGTCAGGCTTGTTTGTTCCTGCTCTCTGTGGGGAAGAGGAAGCTGTGTTGGGGGGGGACCCTAAATCACCCCCTGCTagcctgacctctaaccccccaCATCCATATccccagcatcacacacacactaccctgcTTCTCATCCTAATCAAATCCACACACACTAGCGCTCGCTCTCatactctaacacacacagacacacacatctggaGCCGAGCAGTGTGTGGGATTGTTTTGACAGTTGAGCTTGGGGGCAGGCCTTTAGGTTACAGGGACAAGggttcagagaggagaggagagggagggagttctGCAGAGAGGATGATAATGGTGAGGATAATGAAACCGCTGTGATGTGGTGTTTGGAGCGTAATCATGCGTACATTCTGGTCGTGTGTCAAGACAGAGCAGGGGGGAATTATAGGATGCATCTCAATGGTGTTTATGATGATTAATTGGAACAAAATGTTTCCTCGTGTCTGTGCAGAATTGTACCTTACGGTTGCCTAGCAACTGGGGACCGGTCAGGGCTGATCGAGGTGGTGTCGTCGGCGGATACCATCGCCAACATCCAGCTGACCAGCAGCAACGTGGCGGCCGCCGCAGCCTTCAACAAGGATGCGCTACTTAACTGGCTCAAAGAGAAGAACTCTGGGTAAGACCAcacttttttttaatataaaaatgTGTATTACTGACATATttcatagatacagtgccttcggaaagtattcagacccctcaactttttccatgttacgtcttattctaaaatgattttaaaatatatatattctcatcaatctacacacaataccccataatgataaagcaaatacagttttttagaaattttagcaaatgtattaaaaacagaaataccttatttacataagtattcagaccctttgctatgagacttgaaattgagctcacgtgcatcctgtttccattgatcatccttgagatatttctacaacttaattggggtccaccagtggtaaattaagttgattggacattatttggaaaggcacacacctgtctatataaggtgccacagttgtcagagtaaaaaccaagtcatgaggtcgaaggaattgtacgtagccccccgagacaggattgtgtcgagtcacagatctggggaagggtaccaaaaaatgtctgcagcattgaaggtccccaagaacacagtggcctccatcattcctaaatggaagaagtttggaaccatcaagacttcctagagctggccgctcggccaaactgagcgatcgggagaagggtcttggtcagggaggtgaccaagaacccgatggtcaccctggtcagagctccagagtttatctgtggagatggaagaaccttctagaaggacaaccatctctgcagcactcgacaaatcaggcctttatggtagagtggccagacagaagccactcctcagtaaaaggcacatgacagcccgcttggagtttgccaaaaggcaactaaaggactccgaccatgagaaatgaggttatctggtctgatgaaaccaagattgaactctttggccttaatgccaagcgtcttgtctggaggaaacctggcaccatccctacggtgaagcatggtggtggcagcatcatgttgtggggatgtttttcagcagcagggactgagagactagtcaggattgaggctcCAGAgatctcaggacctcagactgggggcgatggttcaccttccaacaggacaaccctaagcacacagccaagacaacacaagagtggcttcgggacaagtctctgaatgtccttgagtggctcagccaaaggcaggacttaaacctgatcaaacatctctggagagacctgaaaatagctgtgcagcgacgctccacatccaacctgagggcttgagaggatctgcagagaagaatgggagaaactccacaaatactgtacatgtgtgccaagattgtagcgtcatacctttctaaaaacctgtttttgctttgtcattatggggtattgtatgtagattgatgtaaaaaaaaattttttaaagaatctacattttagaataaagctgtaacctaacaaaatgttgaataagtcaaggggtctgaattctttccgaaggcactgtatgtatataacagGCAACATGTTAGTGAGCTGCTATGCTTTGGCAGTGCAAACCCAGTGAAGTCTCCCACTTGGCCAACactttgttttgtgtttgtgtacTATGCAGAGATGCTCTGGAGAAGGCGATCGAGGAGTTCACCCTGTCATGTGCAGGCTACTGCGTGGCCACCTACGTCCTGGGGATAGGTGACCGCCACAGTGACAATATCATGGTTCGCAGCACTGGACAGGTGGGTAGAGGTGCTCCCCTCTACAACAGGCTAAATCACAGAGGTTCATTTATGGTATTTTAATGGAGCTCAGAATCAAGTTCTTAAATCCTGTGTCTCTCAGCTCTTCCACATAGACTTTGGGCATATCCTGGGGAACTTCAAGTCCAAGTTTGGCATCAAGAGGGAACGCGTCCCTTTCATCCTGACCCATGACTTCATCCACGTCATCCAACAGGGAAAGACGGGCAACACTGAGAAGTTTGGCAGGTGAGCTTCTGTCCCCTTTCACTACTCAGGTGATCCAGGCCGGGAATACTATCTATTGCcttatttttttaatcatttgTCTATGTGCTAGTTGAGTGAGTGTATAGTGAacagaatgtgtgtgttgtgCCTAGTTTCCGTAATTACTGTGAACAAGCCTACCTGATTCTGAGGCGGAATGGGAACCTCTTCATCACCCTGTTTGCCCTCATGCTGACTGCTGGACTGCCCGAGCTCACCTCCGTCAAGGATATACAGTACCTAAAGGTAagacgtacgcacacacacatacacacacacacacacacacacacacacacacgcagtacaTAGTTGGCAGCTTCACATGGGCTACAGTTTACATGTGCTACAGAAATTTAGTGTCCAAAATAatgtatttatgctgcaataagAGTAGTTGTTAaggctgtcccccccccccccccccccttctccaccTGTAGGACTCTCTGGCCCTGGGGAAGACCGACGACGAGGCACTGAAACAGTTCCGCCAAAAGTTTGACGAGGCGCTGAGAGAGAGCTGGACCACCAAAGTCAACTGGATGGCCCACAACGTGGTCAAAGACAACCGCTCCTAGAACAGACAGTCGCACATCCTGGAGCTGGAGGGTGAAATGTTAAAGGTCAGGAGGGTCTGAGGTCTATCCAGTGCTGGGACAACAGTGACAATGGGGGGATAGGTGTTGCTAAGGGGTgaagaccagacaggactgggctGCAAAGAAGGGAATCTAGAAGGCTATCTTAAACACACACGCTCTTACAGGCTTAAATCCCCCTCCCTTTGCCTTTCCTCTGGCTTTTGAAGCTGCTGTGTGCCTCCAGCCAGTCCAGCAGTCCCATTGCCTCTCCCTGATCATGTGACATATTTGTGGGTAATGTGGTTGCGAATATTGCACTGCTCGGTGAGAGTCAGATCCTCCCGTCTGAGTTGTGAATGGACTGCCCCCTTGGAGACTGGACTAGACTGAACCAATGaggaaggaaggggaagggggtggTTTCACCCACCTATTAGCAAGACTTCTGATCTGCCTTGTGTTGAACTAAAGGGAGAGGTCAGGGTTGACCACACCCACTCAAGGCCTCACACCGTATCTTAAAACGACACCAAAACGTGCACATAGCCAGAGGAAGTGCGTCTTATTGGACTTTTCCTCGCAAGGCCTCCAGTTCATCTCGAACGTGTGCCTAAAAACTGCGAGAAgattgtatttatttagttttttaaacgttttttttttatttccatTTTAAGATGTTATTAAGATGCTATAGGACATGTATATGTGCCAGACTACTTTttatttatatgtgtgtgtgtgtgtgtgtgtgtgtgtgtgtgtgtacacagacagagacacgctGCATGGCCAAATTTTTCTGGATGTCTCTTGCCGATAGCTAAACAACAACTTTCCACACTCCGCTTATGCTGTCCCCTCCTAGTAGCTAGCTATTTCCCTCACTAACGTTAGCACAACTTATGCTGTCCCCTCCTAGTAGCTAGCTATTTCCCTCACTAACGTTAGCACAACTTATGCTGTCCCCTCCTAGTAGCTAGCTATTTCCCTCACTAACGTTAGCACAACTTATGCTGTCCCCTCCTAGTAGCTAGCTATTTCCCTCACTAAAGTTAGCACAACTTATGCTGTCCCCTCCTAGTAGCTAGCTATTTCCCTCACTAACGTTAGCACAACTTTGGAAAAGCAGTGCTCAGCAAGCTGGGGCAAAGGACACTGTGTCCCGGTGTTGGGAAACACAGATTTGCCTTGCATGCTCTCCACACTGAATAGACTATCCCAGTGATATCCAGATGGTTACCAATATTATAGTATTTCTCATGAAGGCTGTTATCCTACTTGGAGTAAAAAAAACTGTAGCAAAACATTTGAGTTAATTAACATTGGAGTTAACATTGATTTGGTGGTTTAGCTCTAGAGGACAGGTGTCCAGTGGGGGCAGTTCAATTCGGTCACGCAACTTCAGCCATTGAGAAATGGGGTGAATTAGACCATCAAATACTGGAACCATTTGAAATACAAGGAAGAGAGAGCttaaaatgtttctacaacttaattttGTGTTCCTGCTTTGGAATGTGGATGTAGAATTCCTGTGTTCCATTTAATCAAGTTATGGTTGTTGTTGGACAAACAGAACAGGCACAATGGGTGAGTCAACACCACACTACCCCATGGAGGCATTATCACGGCCCCGTGGAGGCATTATCACGACCCCGTGGAGGCATTATCCCGGCCCCGTGGAGGCATTATCCCGGCCCCGTGGAGGCATTATCCCGGCCCCGTGGAGGCATTATCCCGGCCCCGTGGAGGCATTATCGCGGCTCCGTGGAGGCTTTATCGCGGCCCCATGGAGGCATTATCACATGACAACAACCACAATGAATAAACAAAGCATGTTACTAAAATGCCTTTTAGGACCAAAACAAAGAAAACCTTCAGTTGATTTAggtttgttttgactgtgttttaAAGAATCTGTTCAGAAATGGAATGTTTGTGTGCAAAATGTGTCGCTTTCTTCTTCAGTGTATTTGTTTTTTAGATCAGCCAAATTGGGCGG
This genomic interval from Oncorhynchus clarkii lewisi isolate Uvic-CL-2024 chromosome 27, UVic_Ocla_1.0, whole genome shotgun sequence contains the following:
- the LOC139385608 gene encoding phosphatidylinositol 4,5-bisphosphate 3-kinase catalytic subunit beta isoform-like; its protein translation is MPPAMTDDLDLWAAHSQLCGEDLVTVDFLLPTGIYIQMDVPREATIQHIKLLLWKQAQSYPLFPSLGEMEGHMFECVNQAAVHEELEDETRRLCDVRPFCPMLKLVTRNCGRAERLLDSKIGVLIGKGLHELDALQDQEVKDFRSKMFRISEEKMQRVQLMTWSEWLQACFSPQLEPGGGATPVTDGVNDKQAEASLKVTMHFDQSQDTASLKVWPSTSPSELMEQALRKWLTTHGPEEEGRQAEQYVLRVSDKLEFLCGDHPLIQYKYIKACLQAKECPHLTLVQVSTVQAMFEKEISAIGAVVNRKSSNPPLPLPPKRRGPSQVNTCVWEVSSPFKIVLIKGSKVNAEETAKVQVRAGLFHGTELLCKPAVSSESSGRSEHVWNRTLEFDITVSDLPRMARLCFAVYAVMDKVKKQKSTKNAHINKYQTIRKAGKVHYPVAWVNTMVFDYKGQLKTGDIILHSWSSFPDELEEMLNPIGTIQTNPYTENSTALHIHLPDYNPHPILFPPFDKILEKAAEIAGSSDCSTMGRGGKKFHIELKEIMERDPLSQLCENEKDLIWTLRYDCMENFPQSLPKLLLSVKWSKHEDMAQLQALLQIWPKLSPRDALELLDFNYPDQYVREYAVGCLRDMSDEELSQYLLQLVQVLRYEPYYDCALTRFLLNRAQCNRNIGHFLFWHLRSEMHMPAVSVQFSLILEAYCRGSIPHIEVLKKQVEALSKLKSVNELIKLGTIKNARSKTKEAMLTKEAMMTCLRQSGYTETLSDLHSPLNPSVLLSGINVEKCRYMDSKMKPLWIVYNNKLLGGDTLGIIFKNGDDLRQDMLTLQILRLMDLLWKEANLDLRIVPYGCLATGDRSGLIEVVSSADTIANIQLTSSNVAAAAAFNKDALLNWLKEKNSGDALEKAIEEFTLSCAGYCVATYVLGIGDRHSDNIMVRSTGQLFHIDFGHILGNFKSKFGIKRERVPFILTHDFIHVIQQGKTGNTEKFGSFRNYCEQAYLILRRNGNLFITLFALMLTAGLPELTSVKDIQYLKDSLALGKTDDEALKQFRQKFDEALRESWTTKVNWMAHNVVKDNRS